A genome region from Dolichospermum compactum NIES-806 includes the following:
- the hpsJ-B gene encoding hormogonium polysaccharide biosynthesis protein HpsJ, producing the protein MTTSISSRTSFLLQLIGIICILCFSLDFLFLLFPLQLTDKLWQINLCRSLVDQGIVPLLGLGAILTAYWVDRSSESGRSSSSGLKLPIFILSSLLGLIFLLIFPLHLSNVNQVKAEGLTRIEKEAEQSENQVKSQLAQLQNQLGNDQVKASVEKQRAALKEQLRTQLNELVKDEQKYNQALNNNQLPEAQKDLLKQYKTNLNSLDNFIAQQTDPEQLAKQRISQIQTQAQQQLEKTQEDAWKELRTGINSLLLSIGYIVIGWRGLRGMGVSKSGSRGSK; encoded by the coding sequence ATGACCACTAGTATATCCTCTAGGACATCCTTCTTGCTTCAGTTAATAGGTATCATCTGCATATTGTGTTTTTCTCTGGACTTTCTATTTTTATTATTCCCTTTACAACTTACAGATAAACTCTGGCAAATTAACCTGTGCAGAAGTCTTGTAGATCAGGGTATTGTACCATTGCTTGGTCTAGGAGCGATTCTAACTGCATACTGGGTTGATAGATCTAGTGAAAGTGGTCGTTCCTCGTCCTCTGGTCTAAAATTGCCAATTTTTATCCTATCTAGTTTGTTAGGACTAATATTTTTGCTGATTTTTCCCCTACATCTAAGTAACGTTAATCAAGTAAAGGCAGAGGGGTTAACACGGATTGAGAAAGAAGCGGAACAGTCAGAAAACCAAGTTAAAAGTCAATTAGCACAACTCCAAAATCAACTTGGTAATGATCAGGTAAAAGCATCTGTAGAGAAACAACGCGCTGCATTAAAAGAGCAACTCAGAACCCAGCTAAATGAACTAGTTAAGGATGAACAAAAGTATAATCAGGCACTTAATAATAACCAATTACCAGAGGCGCAGAAGGATTTACTGAAGCAGTATAAAACAAATCTTAACTCTCTTGATAATTTCATCGCCCAGCAAACAGACCCTGAACAACTAGCAAAGCAGAGAATTAGCCAAATTCAGACTCAAGCACAACAACAGTTGGAAAAAACTCAGGAAGATGCCTGGAAGGAATTGCGAACTGGTATTAATAGTTTATTGTTGTCAATTGGTTACATCGTCATCGGGTGGAGAGGATTAAGAGGTATGGGTGTTTCCAAAAGTGGTTCTAGAGGGAGCAAATGA
- a CDS encoding MAPEG family protein codes for MSLSLLPVPAIFLYSIVVAAILIYLPYLLVAFARVQVGYDLSAPRAMFDKLPPYAQRATWAHENSFEGFMVFAAAALMAYVTGVSSTEAVTAAIAFNIARLLYSIFYITNIPLLRSLMFGIASFSSGTLFYLSLMQIK; via the coding sequence ATGTCGCTATCTCTATTACCAGTACCTGCTATTTTTTTATACTCTATTGTCGTCGCGGCTATTCTCATTTATCTACCCTATTTATTGGTAGCTTTTGCTAGAGTGCAGGTAGGATATGATCTTTCTGCGCCTCGCGCTATGTTTGACAAGTTGCCACCCTATGCCCAACGGGCAACATGGGCCCATGAAAACTCCTTTGAAGGGTTTATGGTTTTTGCGGCAGCAGCGTTAATGGCGTATGTTACTGGGGTAAGTTCCACTGAAGCAGTAACCGCAGCGATCGCTTTTAATATTGCTCGTTTGCTATACTCTATTTTCTATATTACGAATATACCCCTGTTGCGATCGCTCATGTTCGGTATTGCTTCTTTTAGTTCAGGAACTCTGTTTTACCTCAGTCTCATGCAAATCAAATAA
- a CDS encoding glutathione S-transferase family protein: protein MLKLYGGARSRAAIIQWYLEELEVPYEFVLLDMKAGEHLQSEFLKINPMGKVPAIVDGDFQLWESGAILLYLAEKYAKTAYSVEEKAIFTQWVLFANSSLGTGIFIEANREREMPRLLTPLNEILTKQPFLLGNDFTVADVAVGSILSYIPIMLKLDLSAYPAIVNYIQSMSERPAFQKSIGGSK from the coding sequence ATGTTGAAACTTTACGGCGGCGCTCGTAGTCGGGCTGCGATTATCCAGTGGTACTTAGAGGAACTGGAAGTTCCTTATGAATTCGTGCTGTTAGATATGAAAGCAGGGGAACATCTCCAGTCTGAGTTCCTCAAAATTAACCCTATGGGTAAAGTTCCCGCAATTGTGGATGGTGATTTCCAGCTTTGGGAGTCAGGCGCAATTTTGCTTTATTTAGCGGAAAAATACGCTAAAACCGCCTATTCCGTCGAAGAAAAAGCCATATTTACCCAGTGGGTATTATTTGCCAATTCTAGTTTAGGAACAGGTATTTTTATAGAAGCCAATCGTGAACGAGAAATGCCACGATTATTGACTCCTTTAAATGAAATTTTGACAAAACAGCCTTTCTTACTGGGTAATGATTTTACCGTTGCCGATGTGGCTGTGGGATCAATTCTCTCTTATATCCCCATTATGCTCAAGTTAGATTTGAGTGCTTACCCAGCAATTGTGAACTATATTCAGTCAATGTCTGAACGTCCCGCATTTCAAAAAAGCATCGGGGGAAGTAAGTAA
- a CDS encoding tetratricopeptide repeat protein — MNKHSFFNSGIQNNQVCVSDQNNPCHQSERLQDGNESMLEERYLRSCALKLAQQGDYTKAIALLSHLIDHHPENAVDYNNRGLIYFQSGDSQKAISDYNKALDLNSKLASAYNNRANYYAACGQLTDALADYEQALDLNPHHVRAWINRSITLRDLGNYAEAIENLEIAMLFGQLKGNIWAERGRTYHLWGDWNCAIADYRRALAELPSLNYQDVSGYRLRLQLETWLNELLFFED; from the coding sequence ATGAATAAGCACTCTTTTTTTAATTCTGGTATTCAAAACAATCAAGTATGTGTTTCTGATCAAAACAATCCTTGTCATCAATCTGAGCGGTTACAGGATGGTAATGAATCAATGTTAGAAGAACGTTATTTACGCTCTTGTGCTTTGAAGTTAGCACAACAAGGGGATTATACCAAAGCGATCGCTCTGTTAAGTCACCTGATTGACCATCATCCCGAAAATGCCGTTGATTACAATAACCGGGGACTAATTTATTTTCAAAGTGGTGATAGTCAAAAAGCCATCTCCGATTATAACAAAGCCTTGGATCTAAATTCTAAATTAGCTAGTGCCTACAATAACCGGGCTAATTATTACGCTGCTTGTGGTCAATTAACTGACGCATTAGCTGATTATGAACAAGCGTTGGATCTCAATCCCCATCATGTTCGGGCTTGGATTAATCGCAGTATTACTTTACGCGATTTGGGAAACTATGCTGAAGCTATTGAAAACTTGGAAATTGCTATGCTATTTGGTCAACTTAAAGGCAATATTTGGGCAGAACGGGGACGGACTTATCATCTCTGGGGTGATTGGAATTGTGCAATAGCAGATTATCGTCGCGCGTTGGCAGAGCTACCATCTTTGAATTATCAAGATGTTTCTGGTTATCGCTTGCGTTTACAACTCGAAACCTGGTTAAACGAGTTGCTGTTTTTTGAAGATTAA
- a CDS encoding FGGY-family carbohydrate kinase, with translation MTLSLGIDFGTSGARGVVIDEEGRVLSEMRHYWLVETIDWVKCWREALWSLLGQIPGALRGDIGAIAINGTSSTILLTDGAGEPVDAPLLYNDGRGAMALEQLSQVAPTNHTVLSATSSLAKLLWMQVLPDFAKARYLLHQADWLGFLLHGKLGISDYHNALKLGYDVEKLQYPKWLEQLQIPLQLPQVLAPGTAIGELLPRIAAYFGFKGDCLVVAGTTDSIAAFLASGAKFPGEAVTSLGSTLVLKLLSRHRIEDARYGIYSHRLGNLWLTGGASNTGGAVLKHFFSDVELVRLSGEIDPTQPSELDYYPLLKPGDRFPINDPQLLPRLEPRPDQNKEFLHGLLESMARIETRGYELLQNLGADSLINIYTAGGGATNSTWTAIRQRYLKVPVVSSIHTEAAYGTALLAMGKVQI, from the coding sequence ATGACTTTATCCCTTGGTATTGACTTTGGCACTTCTGGCGCACGGGGTGTGGTAATTGATGAAGAAGGTCGCGTTTTGTCGGAAATGCGTCATTATTGGCTGGTTGAGACTATTGACTGGGTTAAATGTTGGCGAGAGGCTTTATGGAGTCTATTAGGGCAAATTCCGGGCGCTTTAAGGGGGGATATAGGGGCGATCGCTATTAATGGGACTTCTTCGACTATTTTGCTGACTGATGGGGCTGGAGAGCCTGTAGACGCGCCGCTATTGTACAACGATGGTCGGGGTGCAATGGCTTTAGAACAGTTGAGTCAGGTTGCTCCAACTAATCACACCGTGTTAAGTGCTACATCCAGTCTAGCGAAACTCCTCTGGATGCAAGTATTACCTGATTTTGCAAAAGCTAGATATTTATTGCATCAAGCCGATTGGTTGGGGTTTCTTCTGCATGGAAAGTTAGGTATTAGCGATTACCATAACGCCTTGAAATTAGGTTATGACGTGGAAAAATTGCAATATCCAAAATGGTTGGAACAGTTACAAATTCCCCTCCAGTTACCACAAGTCTTAGCACCGGGGACGGCTATTGGTGAATTACTTCCCCGGATTGCGGCTTATTTTGGCTTTAAAGGCGATTGTTTGGTGGTTGCTGGCACGACAGATAGTATTGCGGCTTTTCTAGCCAGTGGAGCTAAATTTCCAGGGGAAGCGGTAACTTCCCTGGGTTCAACTTTGGTACTAAAACTTTTAAGTCGGCACAGAATTGAAGATGCGCGATATGGAATTTATAGTCATCGTTTAGGTAATTTGTGGTTGACTGGAGGTGCTTCTAATACAGGAGGTGCTGTTTTAAAGCATTTTTTCAGCGATGTTGAGTTAGTGAGGTTAAGTGGGGAAATTGATCCGACTCAACCCAGTGAGTTAGATTATTACCCATTATTGAAACCAGGCGATCGCTTTCCCATTAATGATCCTCAATTATTACCCAGACTAGAACCGCGTCCAGATCAAAATAAAGAATTTCTACATGGTTTATTAGAAAGTATGGCGAGAATAGAAACCAGAGGATATGAACTATTACAAAATCTAGGTGCAGATTCTTTAATTAATATTTATACCGCTGGTGGTGGTGCGACTAATTCCACTTGGACAGCTATTCGTCAACGTTATTTAAAAGTACCCGTTGTTTCATCAATTCATACGGAAGCAGCTTATGGAACAGCACTTTTAGCAATGGGAAAAGTACAGATTTAA
- a CDS encoding Ycf51 family protein: MPSTANFLEYTQWSGIATIAFAVLTILAFILKWGFRFRLVGATGFMLVLTGGLFSLSLVPLSRTVIPGAAKYTLVYDNGSNQTVIAIAPQITPTELEATLRQAASNLYSYGRLGTGGDKQLIVRARTIIHPEIGLSVPVYLGQVNRTLVSREDPEMAVEVYLDKFASLPKPTAS, from the coding sequence ATGCCTAGTACCGCTAATTTTCTCGAATATACCCAATGGTCAGGTATTGCAACAATAGCTTTTGCCGTCCTGACAATCTTGGCTTTCATTTTAAAATGGGGCTTTCGCTTTCGATTGGTGGGTGCAACTGGCTTTATGCTGGTATTGACAGGGGGATTATTTTCACTTTCCCTCGTTCCCCTGAGTCGCACAGTTATTCCCGGCGCTGCCAAGTATACTCTAGTTTATGATAATGGTTCTAACCAAACAGTAATTGCGATCGCACCACAAATCACTCCCACAGAATTAGAAGCCACTTTACGTCAAGCAGCTAGTAACCTTTATTCCTATGGTCGCTTAGGTACTGGTGGTGATAAGCAATTAATAGTCCGCGCCCGCACTATTATCCACCCAGAAATAGGTTTATCTGTACCTGTGTACTTGGGTCAAGTAAATCGGACTTTGGTGAGTCGGGAAGACCCAGAAATGGCGGTAGAAGTTTATTTAGACAAGTTTGCTTCCTTACCAAAACCCACTGCTTCATAG
- the psaM gene encoding photosystem I reaction center subunit XII — protein sequence MPISDTQVYIALVVALIPGILAWRLATELYK from the coding sequence ATGCCTATCTCAGATACTCAAGTTTACATTGCGTTGGTTGTAGCACTAATTCCAGGAATTCTAGCTTGGCGTTTAGCTACAGAGCTATACAAATAA
- the cofG gene encoding 7,8-didemethyl-8-hydroxy-5-deazariboflavin synthase subunit CofG, with protein sequence MSLSGQNIVTYSPAYTIVPTYECFNRCSYCNFRTEPGKSPWLTLEAAKEIFLQLKNQNVCEILILSGEVHPHSARREAWFERIYDLCALALAMGFLPHTNVGPLSWTEMQKLKTVNVSMGLMLEQLTPKLLNTVHRHAPSKLPEVRSQQLQWAGDLKIPFTTGLLLGIGETDADWWETLTAISESHAHYHHIQEVILQPHSPGTVQTFDAPPFDPHQLPTVIAKAREILPADMTIQIPPNLVEDENWLLACIAAGARDLGGISPKDEVNPDYPHLQEQELRNILESRGWELVPRLPLYPQFDEWLGAGLQQQVQEWRERFKL encoded by the coding sequence ATGTCGCTATCTGGTCAAAATATTGTTACCTACAGTCCTGCTTATACTATTGTCCCGACTTATGAATGCTTTAACCGCTGTTCCTATTGCAATTTCCGCACAGAACCGGGTAAAAGTCCTTGGTTGACCCTTGAGGCTGCTAAAGAGATTTTTTTACAACTTAAAAATCAAAATGTCTGTGAAATCCTGATTTTGAGTGGTGAAGTCCATCCCCATTCAGCTAGAAGGGAAGCTTGGTTTGAGCGAATTTATGATTTGTGTGCGTTAGCGTTAGCAATGGGATTTTTACCCCATACCAACGTTGGTCCATTGAGTTGGACAGAAATGCAGAAACTTAAAACTGTGAATGTGTCAATGGGGTTAATGCTGGAACAATTGACACCAAAACTATTAAATACAGTCCATCGTCACGCACCGAGTAAATTGCCAGAAGTGCGATCGCAACAATTACAATGGGCAGGAGATCTAAAAATCCCCTTCACCACAGGATTACTTTTAGGAATAGGAGAAACAGACGCAGATTGGTGGGAGACTTTAACCGCTATTTCCGAATCTCATGCACATTACCATCATATTCAAGAGGTAATTCTTCAACCCCACAGCCCCGGAACTGTGCAAACCTTTGACGCACCACCATTTGATCCCCATCAATTACCGACAGTTATCGCTAAAGCGCGGGAAATTTTACCAGCAGACATGACAATTCAGATTCCCCCCAATTTAGTTGAAGATGAAAATTGGTTACTTGCTTGTATAGCCGCTGGAGCGAGGGATTTAGGAGGAATAAGTCCCAAAGATGAAGTTAATCCTGATTATCCCCATTTACAGGAACAGGAACTCAGAAACATTTTAGAGTCTAGAGGCTGGGAGTTAGTACCACGTTTACCACTGTATCCCCAGTTTGACGAATGGTTGGGTGCAGGGTTACAACAGCAGGTACAAGAATGGCGAGAAAGATTTAAGCTCTAG
- a CDS encoding slr1601 family putative cell division protein, whose product MNAFQPSKPPLQPVEKKRTVPRPKRHLRQRAYQVMALETTAKVAVNIVISAAAVSALVQLLPYHWSQQDKLRTVRTEVKVMEGRVQNLQTEFTRNFDPGEAKSIMQQKSFRFDPNQRPVILMNQDQTVIEPSNSAP is encoded by the coding sequence ATGAATGCGTTCCAACCATCTAAACCTCCTCTACAACCCGTAGAAAAAAAACGAACTGTACCAAGACCTAAACGACACTTACGCCAACGTGCTTATCAAGTCATGGCACTGGAAACTACAGCTAAAGTAGCAGTTAATATAGTTATTAGTGCAGCAGCGGTATCTGCCTTAGTACAATTATTACCTTATCATTGGTCACAACAGGATAAGTTGCGAACAGTCCGTACCGAAGTAAAAGTGATGGAAGGGCGTGTGCAAAATTTGCAGACAGAATTTACCCGCAACTTTGATCCCGGTGAAGCTAAAAGTATTATGCAACAAAAATCATTTCGCTTTGACCCTAATCAGCGTCCAGTTATATTAATGAATCAAGATCAGACTGTAATAGAACCATCTAATTCAGCACCTTGA
- a CDS encoding UbiD family decarboxylase has product MARDLRGFIKILEERGQLKRISALVDPDMEIAEISNRMLQKGGPGLLFENVKGASFPVAVNLMGTVERICWAMNMEKPEELETLGKKLSMLQQPKPPKKISQAIDFGKVLFDVVKAKPGRDFFPPCQQVVIEGNDLDLNKLPLIRPYPGDAGKIITLGLVITKDCETGIPNVGVYRLQLQSNNTMTVHWLSVRGGARHLRKAAERGKKLEVAIALGVDPLIIMAAATPIPVDLSEWLFAGLYGGSGVNLAKCKTVDLEVPADSEFVLEGTITPGEVLPDGPFGDHMGYYGGVEDSPLVRFQCMTHRKDPIYLTTFSGLPPKEEAMMAIALNRIYTPILRQQVSEIVDFFLPMEALSYKAAIISIDKAYPGQARRAALAFWSALPQFTYTKFVIVVDKDINVRDPRQVVWAISSKVDPTRDVFILPNTPFDTLDFASEKLGLGGRMGIDATTKIPPETEHEWGEPLKSDPDVAEMVERRWQEYGLADLQLGEVDPNLFGYDMR; this is encoded by the coding sequence ATGGCGCGAGATTTACGGGGATTCATTAAAATTCTAGAAGAAAGAGGGCAATTGAAGCGAATTTCAGCTTTGGTTGATCCAGATATGGAAATTGCGGAGATTTCCAACCGAATGCTGCAAAAAGGTGGTCCAGGCTTACTATTTGAGAATGTCAAAGGTGCATCTTTTCCCGTCGCAGTTAACTTAATGGGGACTGTGGAAAGGATATGCTGGGCGATGAACATGGAAAAACCAGAGGAGTTGGAAACCTTGGGAAAGAAGCTAAGTATGCTTCAGCAACCCAAACCACCGAAAAAGATTTCCCAAGCTATAGATTTTGGTAAAGTGCTGTTTGACGTGGTGAAAGCTAAACCGGGAAGGGACTTTTTTCCGCCTTGTCAACAGGTGGTAATTGAAGGGAATGATCTAGATTTAAATAAGTTACCTTTAATACGTCCTTATCCGGGAGATGCCGGAAAGATTATTACGCTAGGATTGGTAATTACTAAGGATTGTGAGACGGGAATCCCTAATGTAGGCGTGTATCGTTTACAGTTACAGTCTAATAATACTATGACTGTACATTGGCTATCGGTGCGAGGTGGTGCAAGACATTTACGCAAAGCGGCAGAACGTGGTAAAAAGTTAGAAGTTGCGATCGCTCTGGGTGTAGATCCTTTAATCATTATGGCAGCAGCCACACCCATTCCTGTAGATTTATCAGAATGGTTATTTGCTGGATTGTATGGCGGTTCTGGAGTTAACTTAGCCAAATGTAAAACCGTAGATTTAGAAGTCCCCGCAGATTCCGAATTTGTTTTAGAAGGCACAATTACACCGGGGGAAGTTTTACCGGACGGACCTTTCGGCGACCACATGGGATATTATGGCGGTGTGGAAGATTCGCCTTTGGTGCGGTTTCAGTGTATGACACACCGCAAAGATCCAATTTATCTTACCACATTTAGCGGGTTGCCACCGAAAGAAGAAGCCATGATGGCGATCGCTCTTAACCGCATTTACACCCCTATTTTACGGCAACAAGTATCAGAAATAGTTGATTTTTTCCTACCAATGGAAGCGTTAAGTTACAAAGCTGCGATTATTTCCATAGATAAAGCCTATCCTGGACAAGCACGACGAGCAGCTTTAGCGTTTTGGAGTGCGTTACCACAATTCACCTACACAAAATTTGTGATTGTCGTTGATAAAGATATCAATGTTCGTGATCCCCGTCAAGTAGTTTGGGCAATTAGTTCCAAAGTTGATCCTACCAGAGATGTATTTATATTACCAAATACTCCCTTTGATACGTTAGATTTTGCTAGTGAAAAACTTGGTTTAGGTGGGAGAATGGGCATAGATGCCACTACAAAAATTCCTCCAGAAACAGAACATGAATGGGGTGAACCATTAAAATCAGATCCCGATGTTGCGGAAATGGTAGAAAGACGTTGGCAAGAATATGGTTTAGCCGATTTACAATTAGGAGAAGTTGACCCTAATTTATTTGGTTACGATATGAGGTAA
- the psbA gene encoding photosystem II q(b) protein codes for MTTTLQQRESANVWSRFCEWITSTDNRLYIGWFGVIMIPTLLSAIACFVIAFIAAPPVDIDGIREPVAGSLLYGNNIISGAVVPSSNAIGLHFYPIWEAASLDEWLYNGGPYQLVVFHFLIGVFCYLGREWELSYRLGMRPWICLAFSAPVAAATAVFLIYPIGQGSFSDGMPLGISGTFNFMIVFQAEHNILMHPFHMLGVAGVFGGSLFSAMHGSLVTSSLVKETTENESQNYGYKFGQEEETYNIVAAHGYFGRLIFQYASFNNSRQLHFLLAAWPVIGIWFTALGISTMAFNLNGFNFNQSIMDSQGRVVATWADVINRANLGMEVMHERNAHNFPLDLAAADVAPVALSAPAING; via the coding sequence ATGACAACCACCTTACAACAGCGCGAAAGTGCTAACGTATGGAGCCGCTTCTGTGAGTGGATCACAAGCACCGACAACCGTTTATACATCGGCTGGTTCGGCGTAATCATGATCCCCACCCTACTATCTGCGATCGCTTGCTTCGTAATTGCATTCATCGCTGCTCCTCCTGTAGACATTGATGGTATCCGCGAACCAGTTGCAGGTTCATTACTCTACGGAAACAACATTATTTCCGGTGCAGTAGTTCCTTCCTCTAACGCCATCGGTTTACACTTCTACCCAATTTGGGAAGCTGCTTCCTTAGACGAGTGGTTATACAACGGCGGTCCTTACCAATTGGTAGTGTTCCACTTCCTGATCGGCGTATTCTGCTACCTCGGTCGTGAATGGGAACTTTCTTACCGCTTAGGTATGCGTCCTTGGATTTGCCTAGCATTCTCTGCTCCTGTAGCAGCAGCAACCGCAGTATTCTTGATCTACCCAATCGGTCAAGGTTCATTCTCTGACGGTATGCCTTTAGGTATCTCTGGAACATTCAACTTCATGATCGTGTTCCAAGCTGAACACAACATCTTGATGCACCCCTTCCATATGTTAGGTGTAGCTGGTGTATTCGGTGGTTCTTTGTTCTCCGCAATGCACGGTTCTTTGGTTACTTCTTCCTTAGTTAAGGAAACAACCGAAAACGAATCACAAAACTACGGTTACAAATTCGGTCAAGAAGAAGAAACCTATAACATCGTTGCTGCTCACGGTTACTTCGGTCGCTTGATTTTCCAATACGCTTCCTTCAACAACAGCCGTCAACTACACTTCTTACTAGCTGCATGGCCTGTAATTGGTATCTGGTTCACAGCTTTGGGTATCAGCACAATGGCGTTCAACTTGAACGGTTTCAACTTCAACCAATCCATCATGGATTCTCAAGGTCGCGTAGTCGCTACTTGGGCTGATGTAATCAACCGCGCTAACTTAGGTATGGAAGTAATGCACGAGCGTAACGCTCACAACTTCCCCCTAGACTTGGCTGCTGCCGATGTTGCTCCTGTTGCTTTAAGCGCTCCTGCAATCAACGGTTAA
- a CDS encoding iron-containing alcohol dehydrogenase family protein, translated as MPNQHSTETLSTQTSSSFFSLSVAPGKVIRGAGVLSTVAGEVANLGTRPLIIAGNQTLNLSQESLQPLFQFPELHPILVSYGADCCEVSLKTLRKAVKEHKADMIIGIGGGKALDTAKLVAHQLTLPVVTIPTSGGTCAAWTALSNVYSATGAFLYDVALSRCPDLLILDYNLVQTAPQRTLIAGIGDAIAKWYEASVSSGHLQQTLIIAAVQQARVLRDILLQKSAAALQSPGSEVWQEVVDATVLLAGVIGGLGGAQCRTVAAHAVHNGLTHISRHESIHGEKVAYGILVQLRLEEMIQGNQLAASARQQLLKFYAEIGLPQKLADLGLGNITLGELQTAAEISLEPNSDIHRLPFNVALEQLMAAMVSTTAPIDVNRVSTRGISDEVKE; from the coding sequence ATGCCTAATCAACATTCTACTGAAACTTTGTCCACTCAAACCTCTAGTTCATTTTTCAGCCTTTCTGTTGCCCCTGGGAAAGTAATTCGCGGTGCAGGGGTATTGTCAACAGTTGCGGGCGAAGTCGCTAATTTGGGAACTCGTCCCTTAATTATTGCTGGAAATCAGACTCTTAATCTGAGTCAAGAGAGTTTACAACCTCTTTTCCAATTTCCAGAATTGCATCCTATTTTGGTTTCTTATGGTGCTGATTGTTGTGAAGTTAGTTTAAAGACTTTACGCAAAGCCGTTAAGGAACATAAAGCTGATATGATTATCGGCATTGGTGGTGGTAAAGCCCTAGATACGGCTAAATTAGTCGCCCACCAATTGACATTACCAGTTGTGACAATTCCCACTTCTGGGGGTACCTGTGCGGCTTGGACTGCCCTTTCTAATGTCTATTCGGCGACAGGGGCGTTTTTGTATGATGTGGCTTTGTCTCGCTGTCCTGATTTGCTAATTTTGGATTATAATTTGGTTCAGACTGCACCTCAAAGAACATTAATAGCAGGAATTGGGGATGCGATCGCTAAATGGTATGAAGCTTCAGTGAGTAGTGGACATTTACAGCAAACTCTGATTATTGCCGCAGTTCAACAAGCACGAGTTTTACGCGATATCTTATTGCAAAAGTCTGCCGCTGCTTTACAATCCCCAGGTAGCGAAGTTTGGCAGGAAGTTGTAGACGCAACTGTACTTCTAGCTGGGGTAATTGGCGGACTTGGTGGGGCGCAATGTCGCACGGTTGCCGCCCATGCAGTTCATAATGGCTTAACCCATATTTCTAGACATGAGAGTATTCACGGGGAAAAGGTCGCTTATGGTATCCTGGTACAACTGCGGTTAGAAGAAATGATCCAGGGAAATCAATTAGCAGCGTCAGCAAGACAACAATTGTTGAAGTTCTATGCAGAGATTGGACTACCCCAAAAATTAGCAGATTTGGGATTAGGTAATATCACTCTAGGTGAGTTACAAACAGCAGCGGAAATTAGTTTAGAACCTAATTCTGATATCCACCGTTTACCGTTTAATGTAGCGTTGGAACAATTGATGGCTGCAATGGTTTCTACCACTGCACCAATAGATGTTAATCGTGTTTCCACCAGGGGAATAAGTGACGAGGTGAAGGAATGA
- a CDS encoding YajQ family cyclic di-GMP-binding protein: MAATFSFDIVSDFDRQELVNTIDQVTRDVKSRYDLKDTQTTIELGEEKITIGADSDFTLESVHTILREKAAKRNLSQKIFEFGKIESASGNRVRQEITLKKGISQEIAKQISKLIRDEIKKVQASIQGDAVRVTAKSKDDLQLVIQRLKQEDFPVALQFTNYR; the protein is encoded by the coding sequence ATGGCTGCTACTTTTTCTTTTGATATCGTCAGCGACTTTGATAGACAAGAATTAGTGAATACTATTGATCAAGTCACAAGAGACGTTAAAAGCCGTTACGATCTTAAAGATACTCAAACCACAATTGAATTAGGCGAAGAAAAAATCACCATTGGCGCTGACAGCGACTTTACCTTAGAATCGGTTCATACCATCCTCCGGGAAAAAGCAGCCAAGCGTAACCTTTCCCAGAAGATCTTTGAATTTGGTAAAATCGAATCTGCCAGCGGCAACCGTGTCCGTCAAGAAATCACTCTCAAAAAAGGCATCAGCCAAGAAATTGCTAAACAAATTTCTAAATTGATTCGAGACGAAATTAAAAAGGTGCAAGCTTCAATTCAAGGTGATGCTGTACGAGTAACAGCTAAATCAAAAGATGATTTACAACTGGTGATTCAACGTCTTAAACAAGAAGATTTCCCCGTTGCCTTGCAATTTACAAATTATCGTTAG